A segment of the Oculatellaceae cyanobacterium genome:
GGTAATCTTTAACTTGATTTTTTGGATAGCAGCATTTTCCCTGCTATGGAAAAGACGCAACACGCTTAAATTAGAAAGTACAGCTATTTCTACCTTTTTCGGTCTACTGCTTATTGGTTGGATGCTTATTAAAAGTACTAATATTTATAGTAATACCGATATACTAATTTTATTTTTTCCCTTAATTACGGCATTAGGGTTAGCTTTAATTGCATCTGGAGTTAAAGGTTTTAAACAATATAAAAAAGAACTCTGGATCATTTTTTTGCTCACTATACCGAAAGTTACCTTAGCTGAAATTATTGATAAAACTATTGGTAGCACTCTCATCGCTGCTAAGTTTACTAACTTTTTACTTTGGTACTTAGGTTTCCCTGTGCAACGTCAAGGCGTTTATGTTTTTTTGCCCACGGGATCTATAGAGGTATATCCTGGCTGCTCTGGGCTAAATTTAATGTTGCTACTACTGCAAATAGCTATTTTAGCTATTATGATTTTTGACCTAAAACTTTATCAAAAAATCTTACTACCAATAATAGGAATTTTACTAGCATTTGTCCTCAACGGATTTAGAATTACCTTATTAGCCATTTTAGTCGCTGGTTCTCAAGAACAAGCATTTCAATATTGGCATGGAGATGAGGGAACACAAATATTTTCCACCCTTTCAATCTTAATTTTTGGTTGGTTTTGCCATGTCCTCGTACAACATTATGAAAACCAACCTAAAAAACAACTTACTTCTCAAAATTCTGTGGAGTT
Coding sequences within it:
- the crtA gene encoding cyanoexosortase A → MALIQDFKFWLLGITGGLIGLHLRLTWVMTQSIDQVIFNLIFWIAAFSLLWKRRNTLKLESTAISTFFGLLLIGWMLIKSTNIYSNTDILILFFPLITALGLALIASGVKGFKQYKKELWIIFLLTIPKVTLAEIIDKTIGSTLIAAKFTNFLLWYLGFPVQRQGVYVFLPTGSIEVYPGCSGLNLMLLLLQIAILAIMIFDLKLYQKILLPIIGILLAFVLNGFRITLLAILVAGSQEQAFQYWHGDEGTQIFSTLSILIFGWFCHVLVQHYENQPKKQLTSQNSVEL